Proteins from one Faecalibacterium sp. I3-3-33 genomic window:
- a CDS encoding helix-turn-helix domain-containing protein, whose translation MDFDRNSMTVPVQSSDYTKKFLQKDSNPTTMEVVTQTNAVKSPTDSPKTTKLVYTVEEIARMLAISLRSAYNLCNSTTEFRVLRVGGSIRVPKDSFDAWLYRAA comes from the coding sequence ATGGATTTTGACCGTAATTCTATGACCGTCCCTGTGCAATCTTCCGATTATACGAAAAAGTTCTTGCAAAAGGACTCGAATCCCACTACAATGGAAGTGGTCACTCAAACCAATGCCGTCAAGTCTCCGACTGACAGCCCGAAAACCACGAAGCTGGTGTACACGGTGGAAGAGATTGCACGAATGCTGGCCATCAGCCTGCGCTCTGCTTACAACCTGTGCAACAGCACCACCGAATTCCGTGTCCTGCGGGTAGGCGGAAGCATCCGTGTACCGAAAGACAGTTTCGATGCGTGGCTCTACCGGGCAGCTTGA
- a CDS encoding plasmid recombination protein → MARNDGVDRTSVRNLAVSDKAVGNTQQHNEREKDSYRNPDIIPQCTSWNVHFKKPTASYTDLFAQLEAAGTISTRGLKPDATHYCELVFDVNSAYFDNHGGYEFAKQFYEDAYKAAVQIVGGEQYILSAVMHADEINRAMTEALGREIYHYHLHVVYVPVVEKQILWSKRCKDKALVGTVKETVMQVSRSKKWASKPLLDDAGKPVLQKSGKPVLKKSYSVLQDDFFNYMRNAGYTDVERGERGSTEEHLTVTQFKVQREQERLDSLTAQADQKAQSLAKTSQTLSKKEKELAAVQKKATLTKEALIHARDLDYIGKRTFLGNYSLTEEEFSKLKKQADHGYMMDVENRRLKEELSTAKKEAVRWSNKYHDLWYDVKPYLDALHRAPELVHGFLEKILAPKQERTINVPQRNRRRGQDVEL, encoded by the coding sequence TTGGCAAGAAACGATGGCGTTGACCGCACCAGTGTCCGAAATCTCGCCGTTTCAGACAAAGCCGTTGGCAACACCCAGCAGCACAACGAGCGCGAAAAGGACAGCTATCGAAACCCCGACATTATCCCCCAGTGCACCTCATGGAACGTCCACTTCAAAAAGCCAACCGCCAGCTACACCGACCTATTTGCCCAACTGGAAGCCGCTGGAACCATTTCCACGCGCGGCCTGAAGCCGGATGCCACCCATTATTGCGAGCTTGTCTTTGATGTCAACTCGGCCTATTTTGACAATCACGGTGGCTACGAGTTCGCCAAGCAGTTCTATGAGGATGCCTACAAAGCAGCCGTTCAAATCGTGGGCGGTGAGCAGTATATTCTCTCGGCTGTCATGCACGCCGATGAAATCAACCGTGCCATGACCGAGGCACTAGGCCGGGAGATCTACCACTACCACCTCCATGTGGTCTATGTGCCTGTGGTGGAAAAGCAAATCCTCTGGTCGAAACGCTGCAAGGACAAGGCACTGGTCGGCACCGTCAAGGAGACCGTCATGCAGGTCAGCCGAAGCAAGAAGTGGGCTTCCAAGCCCCTGCTGGACGATGCTGGAAAGCCTGTCCTGCAAAAGAGCGGCAAGCCAGTCCTGAAGAAGTCGTACAGTGTCCTGCAAGACGATTTCTTCAACTATATGCGCAATGCCGGGTACACGGATGTAGAGCGCGGTGAGCGCGGCAGCACCGAAGAACACCTGACCGTCACCCAGTTCAAAGTCCAGCGGGAGCAGGAACGGCTGGACAGCCTGACCGCCCAAGCCGACCAAAAGGCGCAGTCGCTTGCCAAAACCAGTCAGACCCTCTCCAAAAAGGAGAAGGAACTTGCCGCTGTGCAGAAAAAGGCCACGCTCACGAAAGAAGCCCTCATTCATGCGCGCGATCTGGATTATATCGGCAAGCGCACCTTTCTCGGTAACTACTCGCTGACCGAAGAAGAATTTTCCAAGCTGAAAAAGCAAGCCGACCACGGCTATATGATGGACGTGGAGAACCGCCGCTTGAAAGAAGAACTTTCCACCGCCAAGAAGGAGGCCGTTCGTTGGAGCAACAAGTACCACGACCTGTGGTACGACGTGAAACCCTATCTGGATGCTCTCCACCGTGCGCCGGAACTGGTACACGGCTTTCTGGAAAAGATTCTTGCACCAAAGCAGGAACGTACCATAAATGTGCCGCAGCGAAACCGCAGACGTGGGCAGGATGTAGAACTTTAA
- a CDS encoding site-specific integrase, whose protein sequence is MAYITKRGNSYSVRYTYEDEHGKSCDKWESFPTKEEATNRKKQIEHELAAGTFLIPSSVTVAEFLMDWLPKQCSKHKWAPKTYESNLSTIQNLIIPYIGSMEMQKLKPYHMENLYTTLSKTPCGSYIEGKKQELTEKQKQRFLSGTTIHEVHRLLGTAFQYAVEWGILVKSPVPVDSPKKSTQERTIWTVEEMRAALDSMEDPILHLAVHLTLVGALREGEVVGLTPEDLDFGAADGVGTFHINKSMQRVRKEALNQVDDGCIIKVFPDKLERSTTSLILKSTKTASSCRTIFMTSVLKEELKKWLNQLAANERKDPARYHDSGMLFRLPNGLAVEPVLIRKKFLKWQDAHPEFPRIVFHGLRHSSATYQLMISGGDVKAVQGTTGHATADMLVNTYAHIQQSSRVELGKKFEEGFYAKQESPSPQAVPAAGEPTISMTALLELLKNADPEVKAQLRLALLT, encoded by the coding sequence ATGGCATATATTACGAAACGCGGCAACTCTTATAGCGTCCGATACACTTATGAAGATGAGCACGGCAAGAGCTGCGACAAATGGGAGAGTTTTCCCACAAAAGAGGAGGCAACAAACCGAAAAAAGCAAATCGAGCATGAACTGGCGGCTGGTACTTTCCTGATTCCGTCCTCGGTGACGGTGGCAGAGTTCCTCATGGATTGGCTGCCCAAGCAGTGCAGCAAACACAAGTGGGCACCCAAGACCTACGAATCCAACCTTTCCACCATCCAGAACCTGATTATCCCCTATATCGGCAGCATGGAGATGCAGAAACTCAAGCCCTACCACATGGAGAACCTCTACACGACCCTGAGCAAAACGCCCTGCGGCTCGTATATCGAGGGCAAAAAGCAGGAGCTGACCGAAAAACAGAAGCAGCGGTTCCTTTCCGGCACCACCATCCACGAAGTGCATCGGCTGCTGGGTACTGCCTTCCAGTACGCTGTAGAATGGGGCATTCTTGTTAAAAGCCCTGTTCCCGTGGACAGCCCCAAGAAGTCCACACAGGAGCGCACCATCTGGACGGTAGAGGAAATGCGGGCGGCTCTGGACAGCATGGAGGACCCTATCCTGCATCTGGCAGTCCACCTCACATTGGTGGGCGCACTGCGAGAGGGCGAGGTCGTAGGTCTGACCCCGGAGGATCTCGATTTTGGTGCAGCAGATGGCGTCGGAACATTCCACATCAACAAATCCATGCAGCGGGTGCGAAAAGAAGCCCTGAATCAGGTGGACGATGGCTGCATCATCAAGGTATTCCCGGACAAGCTGGAGCGCAGCACCACTTCCCTTATCCTGAAAAGCACCAAAACGGCGTCCTCCTGCCGAACCATCTTCATGACCTCCGTACTGAAAGAGGAATTGAAGAAGTGGCTGAATCAGTTAGCAGCAAACGAGAGGAAAGACCCAGCACGTTACCATGACAGCGGAATGCTGTTCCGCCTGCCCAACGGTCTGGCGGTAGAGCCGGTGCTCATCCGCAAGAAGTTTCTGAAATGGCAGGACGCACACCCAGAGTTCCCCCGTATCGTGTTCCACGGTCTGCGGCATTCCAGTGCCACCTATCAGCTGATGATCTCCGGCGGCGATGTGAAGGCTGTGCAGGGTACAACAGGTCATGCTACGGCGGATATGCTGGTGAACACCTACGCCCATATCCAGCAGTCCTCTCGTGTAGAACTTGGGAAAAAGTTTGAGGAAGGGTTCTATGCGAAACAGGAAAGCCCCAGCCCACAGGCTGTACCCGCCGCAGGCGAACCGACCATCTCTATGACTGCTCTGCTGGAACTTCTGAAGAACGCCGACCCTGAAGTAAAGGCACAGCTCCGTCTTGCACTGCTGACCTGA